One Eremothecium cymbalariae DBVPG#7215 chromosome 2, complete sequence DNA window includes the following coding sequences:
- the YET2 gene encoding Yet2p (similar to Ashbya gossypii ABR095C) codes for MSVYLSLLFGFLVMEMVVLFILVMPLPHLLRRVIVVNSEKLLRTSELKTAVWISYALIGLLFLDSWKRVSQAEKHYEDGFGDRMMESSMQNFVTKTYNQRNLYITGFILYFSICIPTVLKVIESLSKHEQLLKEGTTLKEETKDLKALEVELKNKKATLKALKAQKANLEAHFDKVTEPSERKTAKTKKRE; via the coding sequence ATGTCGGTTTATCTATCGCTGCTATTTGGGTTTTTGGTTATGGAGATGGTGGTACTTTTTATCTTGGTTATGCCTTTACCGCACTTGCTGAGAAGGGTTATAGTCGTCAACTCGGAGAAGTTGTTGAGAACATCAGAGTTAAAGACAGCCGTTTGGATATCATATGCGTTAATTGGACTCCTATTCCTGGATTCTTGGAAAAGAGTTTCACAAGCGGAGAAACACTACGAGGACGGGTTTGGGGATAGAATGATGGAATCTTCAATGCAGAATTTTGTGACAAAGACGTACAATCAGCGAAATTTGTACATTACGGGATTCATTTTGTACTTTAGTATATGCATTCCAACTGTTTTAAAAGTCATCGAAAGCCTATCAAAGCATGAGCAGTTACTTAAAGAGGGAACCACATTGAAGGAGGAAACGAAGGATTTGAAGGCATTGGAAGTTgagttgaagaataagaaAGCTACACTAAAGGCATTGAAGGCTCAGAAGGCTAACTTGGAGGCTCATTTCGATAAAGTTACAGAACCAAGTGAACGTAAGACGGccaagacaaagaaacgCGAGTAG
- the ARA2 gene encoding D-arabinose 1-dehydrogenase (NAD(P)(+)) ARA2 (similar to Ashbya gossypii ABR094W), producing the protein MRTIGAIKKVVKNAPITELPRLILGGATLMDNWYNDDPYSVPTVELLRYAMSRGINAIDTSPYYGPSEIIYGKALQEIKDEFPREEYFICTKVGRVGRAEFNYSKENVRFSVKRSCERLHTDYLDLVYLHDIEYVEYDKIWEALRELRKLKDEGVIRHIGISGYPVDLLLYVSKTCCGVPEIGPLDAVLSYCNLTLQSVVLEKEGDRFFKESNIKVVSNGSVVCMSLLRSKGTIKDHPCSPELLECAQKSIKYAAENGIPELAELATRYSISKWIHKGPTVLGVSTVDELKSALNGYWKVADNGGKLDEKDEAIVAHIQKNIFGDHLNEKWESGIPHVIS; encoded by the coding sequence ATGAGAACAATTGGAgcaattaaaaaagtaGTCAAGAATGCTCCAATTACGGAATTACCGAGGTTGATTCTAGGAGGAGCCACTCTGATGGACAATTGGTATAATGACGATCCTTACTCAGTTCCAACTGTTGAGTTGTTAAGATATGCTATGTCGCGGGGCATCAATGCAATTGACACATCGCCATACTATGGTCCGAGCGAGATTATCTATGGCAAGGCGCTACAGGAAATAAAAGATGAGTTCCCAAGAGAGGAGTACTTTATTTGTACGAAAGTTGGGAGAGTTGGGAGGGCTGAATTCAATTACTCGAAGGAAAACGTACGGTTTAGTGTGAAGCGGTCATGTGAACGGTTACATACTGATTATTTGGACTTGGTGTACTTACATGATATTGAGTATGTCGAATATGACAAGATTTGGGAAGCGTTGCGCGAATTAAGAAAGCTCAAGGACGAAGGCGTCATAAGGCATATTGGAATTAGTGGTTACCCGGTAGATCTTTTGTTGTATGTTAGTAAGACATGTTGTGGTGTTCCTGAGATTGGACCATTAGACGCTGTATTGTCGTATTGCAACCTAACTTTACAGTCGGTggttttggaaaaagaaggaGACCGTTTCTTTAAGGAATCTAACATTAAAGTTGTGAGTAACGGGTCCGTTGTCTGCATGTCATTGCTTAGATCTAAGGGCACTATCAAGGACCATCCTTGCTCGCCTGAGTTGCTTGAATGTGCCCAAAAAAGCATCAAATATGCTGCTGAGAATGGTATTCCTGAATTGGCTGAACTGGCTACTCGTTACAGTATCTCTAAATGGATTCATAAAGGGCCTACCGTTCTTGGTGTGAGCACCGTTGACGAACTCAAATCTGCCTTAAACGGCTACTGGAAAGTTGCCGATAACGGTGGAAAACTGGATGAAAAGGATGAAGCAATCGTTGCCCACATCCAGAAGAATATCTTCGGTGATCATTTGAATGAGAAATGGGAGTCCGGTATCCCTCACGTTATCTCTTGA
- the SUB1 gene encoding chromatin-binding transcription coactivator SUB1 (similar to Ashbya gossypii ABR093C) has translation MSYNSFPSNQLYGGHKYSNGYNGVSSVSESGATGGGNKYRKRKYHESGPEDNIFFELGKNKRVTVRQFRNINLVDIREYYQDAGTGEMKPGKKGISLTEEQYDELLHNRFQIDDALRQFGSKRKKFKMVPMDASDEEGAAIKKIDLNKRKRVENKEKLDAKEGARKAVGEAEERAKENGIKKHAVERAEIPATNPLNPRLDDLANPRLDNAVMNPRLDDLAKKEKPREKQHISPHEDDDLNSSDEDFAQALESEVRRQDEDISEEE, from the coding sequence ATGTCATATAACAGCTTTCCAAGCAATCAGCTCTATGGGGGCCATAAGTACAGTAACGGTTATAACGGTGTTTCTTCGGTAAGTGAAAGTGGAGCCACTGGTGGTGGGAATAAGTATCGTAAAAGGAAGTATCACGAGTCTGGACCTGAGGATAACATCTTTTTTGAGTTAGGAAAGAATAAGCGGGTGACTGTAAGACAGTTTAGGAATATAAATCTGGTTGATATTAGGGAGTACTACCAGGATGCTGGGACAGGAGAGATGAAACCGGGGAAGAAAGGCATCTCGTTGACCGAGGAGCAATACGATGAATTGTTACATAACCGGTTTCAGATAGACGATGCTCTGAGACAGTTTGGTTcgaagaggaagaagtttAAGATGGTGCCAATGGATGCctctgatgaagaaggagcTGCcataaagaaaattgatCTGAACAAGAGAAAGCGCGTTGAAAACAAGGAGAAGTTGGACGCTAAAGAAGGTGCCAGGAAAGCTGTTGGAGAGGCCGAGGAGCGAGCCAAGGAAAATGGAATTAAGAAGCATGCTGTGGAACGTGCAGAGATTCCAGCGACAAACCCGCTAAATCCGCGGCTGGACGATCTTGCGAATCCCAGACTAGATAATGCAGTGATGAATCCAAGGCTGGATGATCTGgcaaaaaaagaaaagccAAGAGAGAAACAACACATATCTCCTcatgaagatgatgatctGAATTCCAGCGATGAGGATTTCGCTCAAGCATTAGAATCTGAGGTGAGGAGGCAGGATGAAGATATAAGTGAAGAGGAATAA
- the MNR2 gene encoding putative Mg(2+) transporter MNR2 (similar to Ashbya gossypii ABR092C), which translates to MSRDKYSEDLDAVPLLIEDVKAGTRHTKKRKRSRRRSVFQNNSSDDHHDIIGGCDESFAPDFDKTDSWGVIHDTDDDSSVACIEGRQGSNELGESYIDHRPLIAVREAAQWMHNGVSGGSNAVVVRPSTVPKGGASEVPVSGGSQHHEAMSNPKFRDPFIVRSEEEGMSEHRKTAQNTQKEAERWAISQGYGSMSSYPGGTSRRASAVRGLRGDVVIDMDELLEHVKLRRDQESRQEQQTRSTVSEESEEYKSQPSSRRSSGSSSLDDVCLPIDEDDAGGLREWPDVSVLEEFSKEEIEKLKREALRDAEDFHFQYDDEDEDDTTESFNGIAFLRPIITNIDVPELGNTRINEAEQLRKGRLRPKKLTPWHLKKGSINLPGLTTSGKRTGRDRSTDVVSDDLLAGRNIQYPPHIISNNPEIFRFTYFREDLDSTIHSPTISGLLQPDQKFEELFVSSIYANGGSGRVSEGNNHTNNNITNHTSSTNNLHTATWSGNALDQITPLDTKASTPLQQTSTTQQSGSWDLNDALPFWLDVLNPTEEEMKVLSKAFGIHPLTTEDIFLGEVREKVELFKDYYLVCFRSFDIVAERSSRKRKRRQQQQTQQVQQQLQDSVHSGMDASSDSDGDRQGWFSRFRGLRRRSSTINKNAGSSTSSYHRRLRKIEENEKYKRKSGDRRKPRDGELEPLNVYIIVFRTGVLTFHFAPTPHPINVRRRARLLKDYLNVTADWIAYALIDDITDAFAPMIELIEDEVYDIEDSILKMHQADDSSDSSDSDLDGESSSDDASFPFDRISRRTAYTHASRSTATSRSSSSTESTINAKVMGWKKKGDMLRRIGECRKRVMSIVRLLGSKADVIKGFSKRCTEQWEVAPRSEIGMYLGDIQDHIITMVSSLNHYEKLLSRSHSNYLAQINIDMTKVSNDMNDVLGKITILGTIVMPMNIITGLWGMNVIVPGQSSQSLMWFVSITLSMVVLAFIAYTYTRRRFGF; encoded by the coding sequence ATGAGCAGAGATAAGTATTCAGAGGACTTGGATGCAGTTCCCTTATTGATCGAAGACGTTAAAGCAGGGACCAGACACACGAAGAAGAGAAAAAGGAGTCGTCGTCGATCAGTTTTCCAGAATAATTCATCAGATGATCACCATGACATTATAGGTGGCTGTGATGAAAGTTTTGCCCCTGACTTTGATAAAACGGACTCCTGGGGAGTGATTCATGATACGGACGATGACTCTAGTGTTGCGTGTATTGAAGGCCGACAAGGTTCTAATGAGTTAGGTGAATCATATATTGACCATAGACCTTTGATTGCGGTTAGGGAAGCAGCACAGTGGATGCATAATGGTGTGTCTGGTGGGAGCAATGCGGTGGTAGTGCGGCCTAGTACAGTACCAAAAGGTGGTGCTTCGGAGGTTCCCGTTTCTGGTGGATCACAGCATCATGAAGCAATGTCTAATCCAAAGTTTAGGGACCCATTTATTGTACGAAGTGAAGAGGAAGGGATGTCTGAGCATCGAAAAACTGCTCAGAACACACAGAAGGAAGCTGAAAGATGGGCTATAAGCCAAGGCTATGGCTCCATGTCATCTTATCCTGGTGGAACTAGTCGGCGAGCTAGTGCTGTTCGTGGCCTCCGAGGCGATGTTGTTATTGATATGGACGAGTTATTAGAGCACGTAAAGCTGAGGCGTGATCAGGAGAGTCGGCAAGAGCAGCAAACTCGAAGTACGGTGTCGGAAGAGTCTGAAGAGTATAAATCTCAACCGTCGTCGCGCAGATCTAGTGGCTCATCTTCATTAGACGACGTTTGCTTGCCTATTGATGAGGACGATGCCGGTGGTCTTAGAGAATGGCCAGATGTCAGTGTTTTGGAGGAGTTTTCTAAAGAGgagattgaaaaattgaaacGGGAGGCCTTACGGGATGCTGAAGACtttcattttcaatatgatgatgaggatgaggatgacaCTACAGAATCCTTTAATGGGATAGCTTTCCTAAGACCCATTATTACCAATATCGACGTTCCAGAACTGGGGAACACAAGGATAAATGAAGCTGAGCAACTTCGGAAGGGAAGGCTAAGGCCTAAAAAGCTAACACCATggcatttgaaaaaaggTAGTATTAATTTGCCTGGTCTTACGACATCCGGTAAAAGGACTGGAAGGGATCGTTCTACTGATGTTGTCAGTGATGATCTCCTAGCTGGTCGGAACATTCAATACCCCCCACATATCATTTCAAATAATCCGGAAATTTTTCGATTCACTTATTTCAGAGAGGACCTGGACTCGACGATCCATTCTCCGACCATATCCGGACTCTTACAGCCGGAtcaaaagtttgaagaacTATTTGTTAGTAGTATTTATGCGAACGGCGGCAGTGGACGTGTTTCTGAAGGTAACAACCAcactaataataacatcACTAATCATACTAGTAGTACCAACAACCTTCACACAGCTACTTGGAGTGGGAATGCGTTAGATCAAATTACGCCATTAGATACAAAAGCTTCCACCCCTTTACAACAAACAAGTACCACACAGCAATCTGGCTCTTGGGATTTAAATGATGCGCTGCCCTTTTGGTTGGATGTTTTGAACCCTACTGAAGAGGAGATGAAGGTCTTGAGTAAAGCTTTCGGTATCCATCCGTTAACCACAGAGGATATATTCTTAGGGGAAGTTCGTGAAAAGGTTGAGTTATTTAAGGATTACTATTTGGTATGTTTTCGTTCTTTTGATATCGTTGCTGAACGATCAAgcaggaaaagaaaacggcgtcagcaacagcaaacGCAGCAagtgcagcagcagttaCAAGACAGCGTTCATAGTGGAATGGACGCATCTAGTGATAGTGACGGTGACAGACAAGGCTGGTTCTCCCGGTTTCGCGGCTTACGGCGCAGATCTTCGACCATTAACAAGAACGCTGGCAGTAGCACTTCGAGTTACCATCGTCGCCTAAGAAAGATAGaggaaaatgaaaagtatAAGCGTAAATCTGGAGACAGACGGAAACCTCGGGACGGTGAGCTGGAGCCGTTAAACGTTTACATTATTGTATTTCGTACCGGAGTGCTCACGTTCCACTTTGCGCCCACGCCACATCCTATCAACGTACGGCGGCGTGCACGACTCTTGAAGGACTACCTCAATGTTACTGCTGATTGGATCGCCTACGCGCTTATCGATGACATAACCGATGCGTTTGCCCCGATGATCGAGttaattgaagatgaggtTTATGATATTGAGGATTCCATCCTCAAGATGCATCAAGCAGACGATTCGAGCGACTCGAGCGACAGCGATTTGGACGGCGAATCATCCTCGGATGATGCCAGTTTCCCGTTTGATAGGATCTCTCGTCGCACTGCTTACACTCACGCCAGCAGAAGTACTGCCACATCGCGGTCGTCTTCCAGCACCGAGTCGACAATAAATGCCAAGGTTATGGgttggaaaaagaaaggtgACATGTTGCGACGGATAGGTGAGTGTCGCAAGCGCGTCATGAGTATTGTCCGTCTCCTTGGTTCCAAAGCCGATGTCATCAAAGGATTTTCTAAGCGCTGCACTGAGCAATGGGAGGTTGCTCCCCGATCAGAGATAGGCATGTACCTCGGAGATATCCAAGACCACATAATAACTATGGTTTCCTCCTTAAACCACTACGAAAAGTTACTAAGCCGTTCCCATTCAAATTATCTTGCTCAGATCAATATTGATATGACCAAAGTCAGCAACGACATGAACGATGTACTTGGCAAGATTACCATTTTAGGTACCATCGTCATGCCAATGAATATTATAACGGGACTGTGGGGTATGAACGTTATCGTTCCGGGCCAATCTAGCCAGTCACTCATGTGGTTTGTGAGCATCACCCTATCAATGGTTGTTTTGGCCTTTATAGCTTACACTTACACTCGTCGGAGGTTCgggttttaa
- the CCS1 gene encoding copper chaperone CCS1 (similar to Ashbya gossypii ABR091C) yields MPVEPQDSFEATYSVPMHCADCVTSIEKSLGALEGVQKVDCDLGKQIVAVTGVAPPSVVVNALQESGLDGILRGTGKPNSAAVAILETASSNHSSDPVRGLVRMVSVFENRTLFDITLNGVSHAGKYHASVHQTGDVSNGVASTGGIFCKLPEPITCAENGHPAASGPCSGHGYLSAKVNVNDLIGRAFVITAEPPAQDFHYGVIARSAGAWENDKQICSCSGKTIWQERKDAVVKNL; encoded by the coding sequence ATGCCTGTTGAACCACAGGATTCATTTGAAGCCACTTATTCGGTGCCCATGCACTGTGCTGATTGTGTTACTTCGATCGAAAAATCGTTGGGGGCGCTTGAAGGGGTCCAAAAGGTAGACTGCGATCTTGGTAAGCAGATTGTTGCAGTTACCGGGGTGGCTCCTCCAAGCGTGGTGGTCAATGCACTACAGGAAAGCGGTCTGGATGGCATTTTGCGTGGGACCGGGAAGCCCAACAGTGCAGCGGTGGCTATTTTGGAGACAGCCTCATCTAACCACAGCAGCGACCCGGTAAGGGGGCTGGTGAGGATGGTTAGTGTCTTCGAAAATAGGACACTGTTTGATATCACACTCAATGGCGTCAGCCACGCAGGTAAATACCACGCTTCTGTGCATCAGACAGGGGACGTTTCCAACGGCGTTGCAAGCACTGGCGGcatattttgcaaattgCCAGAGCCTATAACATGTGCTGAAAACGGCCATCCCGCAGCGTCTGGGCCGTGCAGTGGACATGGATATTTGAGCGCCAAAGTCAACGTGAACGATCTGATAGGACGCGCATTTGTCATCACGGCCGAGCCCCCAGCCCAAGATTTCCACTACGGGGTCATCGCGCGCAGCGCAGGAGCATGGGAAAACGACAAGCAGATATGCTCATGCAGTGGCAAAACCATTTGGCAGGAGCGCAAGGATGCAGTAGTAAAGAACTTATGA
- a CDS encoding uncharacterized protein (similar to Ashbya gossypii ABR090W), which translates to MQGGIRRKQDLLPRYKSGGAGRRPGGFLTTPLKKLLVYLLLLVVVYTVVRTLGLSTAEPVYELEGSPASPAAAVAAAAPPQGPAVGAAAAGGGGGPAAAAAAGGKIPKERFNNEVAKQEEVENLNKNTDEQEKAVSSSNKKGSGSGSVAGAAGGGAVAAPAVAAAPAAAVIAAEPASPALPSTDMDVVRSVAGASGNDVKAEKHDDPGIDEQARRINDKAPFKKVPTV; encoded by the coding sequence ATGCAAGGGGGTATACGCAGGAAGCAGGATTTACTGCCCCGGTACAAGTCTGGTGGTGCGGGCCGCAGGCCTGGTGGGTTTCTGACTACGCCGCTAAAGAAGCTGCTTgtgtatttgttgttacTGGTTGTCGTGTACACGGTGGTTCGAACTCTTGGTTTGAGTACCGCCGAGCCGGTGTATGAGTTGGAGGGTTCGCCTGCGTCTCCGGCGGCAGCGGTGGCAGCCGCTGCGCCGCCGCAAGGTCCTGCGGTGGGTGCGGCTGCGGCGGGCGGTGGAGGAGggccagcagcagctgccGCTGCCGGCGGTAAAATACCCAAGGAGCGGTTTAATAACGAGGTGGCGAAACAAGAAGAGGTGGAGAacttgaacaaaaacacaGACGAGCAGGAGAAGGCAGTGAGTTCTAGCAACAAGAAGGGCagcggcagcggcagcgTCGCGGGCGCTGCCGGCGGGGGTGCTGTAGCTGCACCGGCGGTAGCTGCGGCGCCCGCGGCCGCAGTGATAGCGGCAGAGCCGGCGTCGCCGGCTCTGCCGTCGACTGATATGGACGTCGTAAGGAGTGTGGCCGGGGCCAGCGGCAACGACGTGAAGGCAGAAAAACACGATGATCCCGGCATTGATGAGCAAGCACGTCGAATCAACGACAAGGCACCCTTCAAGAAGGTGCCGACTGTATGA
- a CDS encoding C2H2-type zinc finger protein (similar to Ashbya gossypii ABR089C) — translation MTAADYTPYIQGSEVGGQQGSNNGNGGGRDYHLYSNNSLNITTQQPAEKGAVTPQQVDTPNTLKSSKTTQLGTPTAMTDLLAMLDDNTAFSDMVQQQEERQWDVDQHRHKFATQLSSATTSGNSTTTTDLSPQVLLQQDMPMSMASTSGSAGLLEATPEEQTSLLQLQQSEQQFINPNLLNNGVHPTSMFADHGFLEDHGCSGASHLMLEEAAMSPGSAQRRMSEVVTGSIPQHQHSRGSISHQIDFWNLSNDRQSISSSHSAGAGISLSGGGSSGGGGSGRGRSSIDLMSFKKSPTPIMGTVAVPSAGNPHNHQVHGHAHGPHAHAHHAAHNAHHLHRGTKGAGPATAVAAQAQAQMQAHTQAHAPGALATVGAAASASASSASASATAPVVSSSSANYSLHHAHHQQKNGSIPGVNGTPAPSVFKIDNELTQLLNDYNINFNPPTKHNTLSTARLGTGSFNPHATTGLAGLSSSNPSGNAVGLTPRTSTTTTASGTTVVSGNRSTSSSSNNLNGNISSNADSNCNINNSTASSALAATAGTLLSSAAAASTGRRSNSTSEPQNRVQKQRTSSSLIDGSNPVIMDKLYGEVNKVSKFSQCENAIMSDDDDHEDRLAAAKQLDPKISAAGNKFISPSILNQELLDNTSFDIRNTNSAAATAVNNISVPARRKRASVSKGPRSSTSKSSSPLDEEEKPFKCQECTKAFRRSEHLKRHIRSVHSTDRPFPCTYCDKKFSRSDNLSQHLKTHRKHGDIKDVLPMPTMKKG, via the coding sequence ATGACGGCAGCAGATTATACGCCGTATATACAGGGTTCCGAAGTTGGAGGGCAGCAGGGGAGCAACAATGGGAATGGTGGTGGTAGGGATTATCATTTGTATTCGAATAATTCGCTGAATATAACGACACAGCAGCCTGCTGAGAAGGGTGCCGTTACTCCTCAGCAGGTGGATACGCCGAATACGTTGAAGAGCAGTAAAACAACGCAGTTGGGGACGCCGACGGCTATGACTGATCTTCTGGCGATGTTGGATGATAACACAGCATTTTCTGATAtggtgcagcagcaggaggagcGGCAATGGGATGTTGATCAGCACCGGCATAAGTTTGCGACGCAGCTTTCGAGTGCGACGACGAGTGGGAATAGCACCACTACTACTGATTTATCGCCGCAGGTTTTGTTACAACAGGATATGCCGATGAGCATGGCATCTACGAGTGGGTCTGCAGGGCTGTTGGAGGCGACGCCCGAGGAGCAGACGTCGTTGCTGCAGTTGCAGCAGTCGGAGCAGCAGTTTATCAATCCTAATTTGCTGAATAATGGGGTGCATCCCACGTCGATGTTTGCGGATCATGGATTTTTGGAGGATCATGGATGCAGCGGTGCGAGTCATCTGATGTTGGAGGAGGCTGCCATGTCTCCAGGTAGCGCGCAGAGGAGGATGAGTGAGGTGGTTACCGGGTCAATTCCGCAGCACCAGCATTCGCGGGGGTCGATCTCGCATCAGATAGACTTTTGGAACCTGTCTAATGATAGGCAGTCGATTAGTAGTAGCCACAGCGCAGGCGCTGGTATCTCCCTAAGCGGTGGAGGAAGTAGCGGCGGCGGTGGGAGCGGACGTGGACGTAGTTCAATTGACCTTATGTCATTTAAAAAGTCGCCTACACCCATTATGGGTACGGTTGCTGTGCCGTCGGCGGGGAACCCTCATAACCATCAAGTCCATGGTCATGCCCACGGCCCTCATGCACATGCTCACCATGCTGCTCATAATGCTCACCACCTTCATCGTGGCACGAAGGGGGCGGGGCCTGCTACTGCGGTAGCTGCGCAGGCACAGGCACAAATGCAAGCGCATACACAAGCACATGCACCAGGAGCTCTTGCCACCGTGGGAGCAGCGgcatcagcatcagcatcatcagcatcagcatcagCGACAGCACCTGttgtttcttcatcttctgcaaACTATTCACTTCATCATgctcatcatcagcagAAGAACGGTTCGATACCGGGAGTAAATGGTACACCAGCACCTTCAGTTTTTAAGATCGATAATGAGTTGACACAGTTGTTGAACGACTACAATATCAACTTTAATCCCCCTACCAAACACAACACATTGTCCACTGCAAGGCTGGGGACAGGTTCCTTTAATCCGCATGCAACTACTGGTCTTGCAGGGCTATCATCCTCAAATCCTTCAGGTAATGCTGTCGGCCTCACACCTCGAACTTCTACGACCACGACGGCCTCTGGGACCACCGTGGTTAGCGGTAACCGTAGCACTTCAAGCAGCAGTAACAACCTCAATGGTAATATCAGCAGTAATGCTGATAGCAATTGTAATATCAACAACAGTACGGCATCCTCAGCACTAGCAGCCACTGCAGGAACATTACTGTCTTCTGCTGCAGCCGCTTCTACAGGTAGACGAAGCAATTCAACTTCAGAACCTCAAAACAGAGTCCAGAAACAGAGGACTTCATCATCGTTGATCGATGGCAGTAATCCTGTGATTATGGACAAGCTGTACGGTGAAGTTAACAAGGTATCTAAGTTTTCTCAATGCGAAAATGCAATTATGTCGGATGACGATGATCACGAAGACAGACTGGCTGCTGCAAAGCAGCTCGACCCCAAAATTTCCGCTGCAGGTAACAAATTTATATCACCATCCATTCTGAACCAGGAGCTGCTCGACAATACCTCGTTCGACATCCGCAATACAaattcagcagcagccacCGCGGTAAATAATATTTCCGTACCCGCAAGGAGGAAACGCGCCAGCGTCTCGAAGGGACCACGAAGTAGCACAAGCAAATCTTCATCCCCATTAGACGAAGAGGAGAAACCTTTTAAATGCCAGGAGTGTACTAAGGCTTTCCGCCGTAGCGAACACTTGAAAAGGCATATTAGATCGGTACACTCCACGGATAGACCGTTCCCATGTACCTATTGTGACAAGAAATTTAGCAGAAGTGACAATCTCTCGCAGCATTTGAAAACTCATAGAAAACACGGAGACATAAAGGATGTGCTACCTATGCCAACCATGAAGAAAGGATGA